In the Euphorbia lathyris chromosome 5, ddEupLath1.1, whole genome shotgun sequence genome, one interval contains:
- the LOC136229489 gene encoding E3 ubiquitin-protein ligase MBR1 isoform X2, whose amino-acid sequence MGSSGSKACTGRVSSLPSSSSGGRKGKRRRNRVFHSSCLGGSSETRDSDNDDDNVCGHVSKEKGGNVSTVQIGNDSGQVKVECYRKVKVEESEGNCVSSNVVLDEWNQASITNTVSRTGSSSARALSTSASTSQSSFFSRFNFLPGNMSFRLSRTASLGSSRAYGIPSSSPQIQNDEEVHFPTISSNNIIDGNETQQTSHLLPTGQTQNHESTSASSQHHSLAPDSLDNNQDNRAITSSHSGDGNGSSTKVGLDGTSHSPSMHTDSDSFEARVPDRRNGAQETVERNVCFSRTLSVGRLRDRVLRRSSVSDATFCPLQQERQVRDSLQDSGTETLTSEMRILESEQLGLLSPTTSGYAPGTSSSMSVHNHELETARARDTRYHDLLEHRSNFLERRRRIRSQVRALQRLGSRFENLSGHERSCILSGHHRAGRCTCRLTNRDANLNDDTSARASISRIVMLAEALFEQSVVLSSQPSISALGSVPAPNEIVESLPVKLYTKPQKHQNEEAAQCYICLVEYEEGDSMRVLPCHHEFHRTCIDKWLKEIHRVCPLCRGDICRSGSLPAEN is encoded by the exons ATGGGATCCAGTGGTAGCAAGGCCTGCACCGGCCGTGTATCGTCATTACCGTCTAGTTCAAGCGGTGGACGGAAGGGGAAACGTAGACGGAATCGGGTTTTTCACTCTTCTTGTCTTGGAGGGTCTTCTGAAACTCGTGATAGCGACAATGATGATGACAAT GTCTGCGGACATGTGAGCAAAGAAAAAGGAGGCAATGTTTCAACTGTCCAAATTGGAAATGATTCAGGCCAGGTAAAAGTTGAATGTTACAGAAAAGTAAAAGTGGAAGAGTCTGAAGGAAATTGTGTATCTTCTAATGTTGTGCTTGATGAGTGGAATCAAGCTAGCATCACTAATACTGTATCTAGGACAGGTAGCAGTTCTGCACGAGCTTTGTCCACTTCAGCATCGACTTCTCAAAGTAGCTTTTTTTCTCGCTTTAATTTTCTTCCTGGTAATATGAGCTTTAGACTGAGCAGAACTGCCAGTTTAGGGTCATCCAGGGCTTATGGTATCCCTTCCTCAAGTCCCCAAATACAGAATGATGAGGAGGTTCATTTTCCGACAATATCTTCCAACAACATCATAGATGGAAATGAGACTCAACAAACTAGTCACCTGCTGCCTACAGGTCAGACACAAAATCATGAAAGCACTTCTGCAAGTTCACAGCATCATAGTCTAGCACCTGATTCATTGGATAATAATCAAGACAATCGTGCAATCACTTCTAGTCATAGTGGAGATGGTAATGGGAGTAGCACCAAAGTGGGGTTGGATGGAACTTCACATTCTCCAAGTATGCATACTGATTCAGATAGTTTTGAGGCTAGAGTTCCTGATAGGCGAAATGGTGCACAAGAAACTGTTGAGCGTAATGTTTGCTTCAGCCGAACTTTAAGTGTGGGAAGACTTCGTGATAGAGTTCTTCGTCGATCATCAGTATCTGATGCTACATTCTGTCCTTTGCAACAAGAGAGACAAGTAAGAGATTCACTTCAGGATAGTGGGACAGAAACCTTAACTAGTGAAATGAGGATATTAGAATCTGAACAGCTTGGTCTACTCTCTCCAACTACATCTGGTTATGCTCCTGGAACCTCTAGTTCAATGAGTGTTCATAATCATGAGCTGGAAACTGCACGGGCTAGAGACACCAGGTATCATGACCTCTTGGAACATAGGTCTAACTTTCTTGAACGGAGGAGGAGAATACGATCACAG GTTCGCGCTCTTCAAAGGCTCGGGAGTCGTTTTGAAAACCTGTCCGGACATGAGAGGTCTTGTATATTATCTGGTCATCATAGAGCAGGTCGTTGTACCTGTCGTCTAACAAATCGAGATGCTAACTTAAATGATGACACAAGTGCTAGAGCTAGCATATCAAGAATTGTCATGTTAGCCGAGGCTTTATTTGAG CAATCTGTGGTGCTGTCTTCTCAGCCTTCAATATCTGCACTTGGATCAGTACCTGCGCCTAATGAAATTGTGGAGTCTTTGCCAGTCAAATTATACACCAAACCACAGAAACATCAAAATGAGGAGGCAGCTCA GTGCTATATCTGTTTAGTGGAGTATGAGGAAGGAGACAGCATGCGAGTGTTGCCTTGCCATCATGAATTTCATAGAACTTGTATAGACAAGTGGCTGAAGGAGATTCACAG GGTATGTCCACTTTGTCGCGGAGATATATGTAGATCTGGTTCGTTACCTGCAGAGAATTGA
- the LOC136229489 gene encoding E3 ubiquitin-protein ligase MBR1 isoform X1, translating into MGSSGSKACTGRVSSLPSSSSGGRKGKRRRNRVFHSSCLGGSSETRDSDNDDDNVCGHVSKEKGGNVSTVQIGNDSGQVKVECYRKVKVEESEGNCVSSNVVLDEWNQASITNTVSRTGSSSARALSTSASTSQSSFFSRFNFLPGNMSFRLSRTASLGSSRAYGIPSSSPQIQNDEEVHFPTISSNNIIDGNETQQTSHLLPTGQTQNHESTSASSQHHSLAPDSLDNNQDNRAITSSHSGDGNGSSTKVGLDGTSHSPSMHTDSDSFEARVPDRRNGAQETVERNVCFSRTLSVGRLRDRVLRRSSVSDATFCPLQQERQVRDSLQDSGTETLTSEMRILESEQLGLLSPTTSGYAPGTSSSMSVHNHELETARARDTRYHDLLEHRSNFLERRRRIRSQVRALQRLGSRFENLSGHERSCILSGHHRAGRCTCRLTNRDANLNDDTSARASISRIVMLAEALFEVLDEIHQQSVVLSSQPSISALGSVPAPNEIVESLPVKLYTKPQKHQNEEAAQCYICLVEYEEGDSMRVLPCHHEFHRTCIDKWLKEIHRVCPLCRGDICRSGSLPAEN; encoded by the exons ATGGGATCCAGTGGTAGCAAGGCCTGCACCGGCCGTGTATCGTCATTACCGTCTAGTTCAAGCGGTGGACGGAAGGGGAAACGTAGACGGAATCGGGTTTTTCACTCTTCTTGTCTTGGAGGGTCTTCTGAAACTCGTGATAGCGACAATGATGATGACAAT GTCTGCGGACATGTGAGCAAAGAAAAAGGAGGCAATGTTTCAACTGTCCAAATTGGAAATGATTCAGGCCAGGTAAAAGTTGAATGTTACAGAAAAGTAAAAGTGGAAGAGTCTGAAGGAAATTGTGTATCTTCTAATGTTGTGCTTGATGAGTGGAATCAAGCTAGCATCACTAATACTGTATCTAGGACAGGTAGCAGTTCTGCACGAGCTTTGTCCACTTCAGCATCGACTTCTCAAAGTAGCTTTTTTTCTCGCTTTAATTTTCTTCCTGGTAATATGAGCTTTAGACTGAGCAGAACTGCCAGTTTAGGGTCATCCAGGGCTTATGGTATCCCTTCCTCAAGTCCCCAAATACAGAATGATGAGGAGGTTCATTTTCCGACAATATCTTCCAACAACATCATAGATGGAAATGAGACTCAACAAACTAGTCACCTGCTGCCTACAGGTCAGACACAAAATCATGAAAGCACTTCTGCAAGTTCACAGCATCATAGTCTAGCACCTGATTCATTGGATAATAATCAAGACAATCGTGCAATCACTTCTAGTCATAGTGGAGATGGTAATGGGAGTAGCACCAAAGTGGGGTTGGATGGAACTTCACATTCTCCAAGTATGCATACTGATTCAGATAGTTTTGAGGCTAGAGTTCCTGATAGGCGAAATGGTGCACAAGAAACTGTTGAGCGTAATGTTTGCTTCAGCCGAACTTTAAGTGTGGGAAGACTTCGTGATAGAGTTCTTCGTCGATCATCAGTATCTGATGCTACATTCTGTCCTTTGCAACAAGAGAGACAAGTAAGAGATTCACTTCAGGATAGTGGGACAGAAACCTTAACTAGTGAAATGAGGATATTAGAATCTGAACAGCTTGGTCTACTCTCTCCAACTACATCTGGTTATGCTCCTGGAACCTCTAGTTCAATGAGTGTTCATAATCATGAGCTGGAAACTGCACGGGCTAGAGACACCAGGTATCATGACCTCTTGGAACATAGGTCTAACTTTCTTGAACGGAGGAGGAGAATACGATCACAG GTTCGCGCTCTTCAAAGGCTCGGGAGTCGTTTTGAAAACCTGTCCGGACATGAGAGGTCTTGTATATTATCTGGTCATCATAGAGCAGGTCGTTGTACCTGTCGTCTAACAAATCGAGATGCTAACTTAAATGATGACACAAGTGCTAGAGCTAGCATATCAAGAATTGTCATGTTAGCCGAGGCTTTATTTGAG GTGCTGGATGAAATTCACCAGCAATCTGTGGTGCTGTCTTCTCAGCCTTCAATATCTGCACTTGGATCAGTACCTGCGCCTAATGAAATTGTGGAGTCTTTGCCAGTCAAATTATACACCAAACCACAGAAACATCAAAATGAGGAGGCAGCTCA GTGCTATATCTGTTTAGTGGAGTATGAGGAAGGAGACAGCATGCGAGTGTTGCCTTGCCATCATGAATTTCATAGAACTTGTATAGACAAGTGGCTGAAGGAGATTCACAG GGTATGTCCACTTTGTCGCGGAGATATATGTAGATCTGGTTCGTTACCTGCAGAGAATTGA